One genomic region from Prunus persica cultivar Lovell chromosome G3, Prunus_persica_NCBIv2, whole genome shotgun sequence encodes:
- the LOC18781845 gene encoding cysteine-rich repeat secretory protein 60: MMGTTLLSFFTVLVSLSCLYSPTSSSSTDSFVFGGCTQQKYVPDSPYESNLNSLLTSLVNSATYSSYNNYTIMGSSPQDVIYGLYQCRGDLAMPDCATCVARAVSQVGHLCSYTSGGALQLEGCYIKYDNTSFLGVEDKTVVLKKCGPSIGYDADGMGRRDSVLAALVGSSGPYRVGGSGEVQGLAQCVGDLSLSECQDCVSEAIGRVKSECGGAVYGDMFLAKCYARYSTGGSNFYSKGHHDKSTNDSEKTFAVIIGLLAGVALLIVFLTFIRKVFGGNGK, encoded by the exons ATGATGGGAACAACTCTTCTCTCCTTCTTTACAGTccttgtttctctctcatgtCTCTACAGTCCTACAAGTTCCTCCTCCACAGACTCCTTTGTGTTTGGAGGCTGCACACAGCAAAAGTATGTACCCGACTCGCCCTACGAGTCGAATCTCAACTCACTCCTCACCTCCCTGGTCAACTCGGCCACCTACTCCTCGTACAACAACTACACCATCATGGGCTCAAGCCCTCAAGACGTCATCTACGGACTCTACCAATGCCGTGGTGACCTGGCCATGCCCGACTGCGCCACGTGTGTTGCTCGTGCCGTGAGCCAAGTAGGGCACCTCTGCTCCTACACCTCCGGTGGCGCTCTTCAGCTAGAAGGATGCTACATCAAGTATGACAACACTAGTTTTTTGGGAGTGGAGGACAAGACTGTGGTGTTGAAGAAATGTGGACCGTCGATTGGGTATGATGCCGATGGAATGGGCCGTAGAGATTCAGTGTTGGCGGCCTTGGTTGGGTCCAGTGGGCCATATAGAGTTGGTGGGTCAGGGGAAGTGCAGGGTTTGGCGCAATGCGTTGGTGATTTAAGCTTATCGGAGTGTCAGGATTGTGTGTCGGAGGCAATCGGACGGGTTAAAAGTGAGTGTGGTGGAGCTGTTTATGGTGATATGTTCTTGGCCAAGTGTTATGCTAGGTACTCAACTGGTGGATCTAATTTTTACTCTAAGGGCCATCATG ATAAATCTACCAATGATAGTGAGAAGACATTTGCTGTTATTATTGGACTATTGGCTGGAGTTGCTCTGCTCATCGTTTTTCTTACCTTCATCAGAAAGGTGTTTGGGGGAAATG gtaaataa
- the LOC18781679 gene encoding 15.7 kDa heat shock protein, peroxisomal, giving the protein MAADSIFGYPLRRFLWSPPIFREWSGSTALMDWLESPNAHIFKINVPGFRKEDIKVQIDEGNVLQIKGEGGKEEAYHAKDTVWHVAERGTGKGDFSREIELPENVKVDQIKAQVENGVLTIVVPKDATPKPSKVRNINITSKL; this is encoded by the exons ATGGCAGCTGATAGCATTTTTGGGTACCCATTGAGGCGCTTCCTGTGGAGCCCTCCGATTTTCCGAGAATGGTCAGGATCAACGGCCCTCATGGACTGGCTTGAATCTCCTAATGCCCacatattcaaaatcaatGTTCCAG gtTTTAGAAAGGAGGACATAAAAGTGCAGATAGATGAAGGGAACGTTCTGCAGATAAAAGGGGAAGGCGGGAAAGAGGAGGCTTACCATGCAAAAGACACAGTTTGGCATGTGGCAGAGAGAGGGACGGGGAAAGGAGACTTTTCTCGGGAAATTGAATTGCCGGAAAACGTGAAGGTGGATCAGATAAAAGCTCAAGTGGAGAATGGAGTTCTCACCATTGTTGTCCCTAAAGATGCAACCCCCAAGCCATCTAAAGTGCGAAACATCAACATCACAAGCAAGCTCTaa